The following are from one region of the Rattus rattus isolate New Zealand chromosome 13, Rrattus_CSIRO_v1, whole genome shotgun sequence genome:
- the Vma21 gene encoding vacuolar ATPase assembly integral membrane protein VMA21: MERLDKAALNALQPPEFRNENSLAATLKTLLFFTALMITVPIGLYFTTKSYIFEGALGMSNRDSYFYAAIVAVVAVHVVLALFVYVAWNEGSRQWREGKQD; encoded by the exons AGCGGCGCTGAACGCGCTGCAGCCTCCAGAGTTCAG AAATGAAAACTCTTTAGCTGCGACCCTGAAGACACTCCTGTTCTTCACGGCTTTAATGATCACAGTTCCTATCGGGTTGTATTTTACAACTAAATCTTATATATTTGAAG gTGCCCTTGGAATGTCCAATAGAGACAGCTATTTTTATGCTGcaattgttgctgttgttgctgttcatGTGGTTCTGGCCCTGTTTGTCTATGTGGCCTGGAATGAAGGCTCACGACAGTGGCGTGAAGGCAAACAGGATTAA